One window of the Shewanella maritima genome contains the following:
- a CDS encoding aminoglycoside phosphotransferase family protein, with translation MSQSDQRFVALQAWLTPLFEQPFEIRLISGDASFRRYFRVTLTAQQNQVSQASPHHVEQARLNATSYIVADSPVELVPIEPFIAMAEAYKQAGLLVPEVIASDAQQGFVLQTDLGDEQLLSHLTPQTVTQYYQQALALLPSIAGVTQTAQGELAQFDEAFLRRELGIFTEWLLECHLNYQPSDQESTLIENTNKVLIASALEQPQVGMHRDFHSRNLLLTEQESSDSKLAVIDFQDAVIGPVTYDAVSLLRDCYIRWPDELVNPLMQSHFDAMQAAGVIEKQTTFSRYQRWFDLMGLQRHIKAAGIFTRLKHRDGKTGYIKDIPLTLQYIVDISARYVELAEFGQWLEANIVPRFACAKEQVCLENSKSIADEASV, from the coding sequence ATGAGCCAATCAGATCAAAGATTTGTTGCCCTTCAGGCGTGGTTAACGCCGTTATTTGAACAACCATTTGAAATTCGGCTTATCAGCGGAGATGCCAGCTTCAGAAGATATTTTCGTGTCACGCTCACAGCACAGCAAAATCAAGTATCTCAGGCATCCCCCCATCATGTTGAGCAAGCTAGGTTAAATGCGACTAGTTATATTGTCGCTGACTCGCCTGTTGAACTTGTGCCTATCGAGCCATTTATTGCGATGGCAGAGGCTTATAAGCAGGCCGGGTTGTTGGTGCCAGAGGTTATTGCCAGTGATGCACAGCAAGGGTTTGTGTTACAAACCGACTTGGGTGACGAACAACTACTGAGCCATTTAACGCCGCAAACCGTGACTCAATATTACCAACAAGCACTCGCGTTGTTGCCGTCTATCGCTGGCGTTACCCAAACAGCCCAAGGTGAGCTCGCTCAATTTGATGAAGCATTCTTACGCCGCGAGTTGGGTATTTTTACCGAGTGGTTACTTGAGTGTCATCTCAATTACCAACCAAGTGACCAGGAGTCGACACTGATTGAAAACACCAACAAGGTGTTAATAGCAAGCGCCCTTGAGCAGCCGCAAGTTGGCATGCATCGAGACTTTCATAGCCGCAACTTATTACTGACTGAACAAGAAAGTAGTGACAGCAAACTTGCGGTGATTGACTTTCAAGATGCGGTGATCGGTCCTGTGACTTATGACGCAGTGTCATTGCTGCGCGACTGCTATATTCGTTGGCCAGATGAATTAGTTAACCCTTTGATGCAAAGCCATTTTGACGCCATGCAGGCCGCAGGCGTTATTGAAAAGCAGACGACGTTTAGTCGCTATCAGCGCTGGTTTGATTTAATGGGACTTCAGCGCCACATTAAGGCGGCAGGTATTTTTACCAGGTTAAAACATCGTGATGGTAAAACTGGCTATATCAAAGATATTCCGCTCACGTTGCAATATATTGTTGATATCAGCGCGCGTTATGTCGAGTTAGCAGAGTTTGGACAGTGGCTGGAAGCTAATATTGTGCCTCGCTTTGCATGTGCTAAAGAGCAAGTATGCTTGGAAAACAGCAAATCTATTGCAGATGAGGCATCAGTATGA